From one Leguminivora glycinivorella isolate SPB_JAAS2020 chromosome 5, LegGlyc_1.1, whole genome shotgun sequence genomic stretch:
- the LOC125226468 gene encoding uncharacterized protein LOC125226468, with product MMLATKSSSDSSLDSTASEEEVERKVVFVLGDDEKLVGLKNKSNGGKSVKRSSRIQHEPVNLDAVQKAGDEEENGDGRPPCEQRCARSTDSPSKCCAQTLQHSKPIKHSGFKFEFDKYPQIVTNYMKSKNLEILDRHYIGKPGNLKLDNFQFDPTVVPPIQEERCEACYKCQMMESMLQTPTNASELEYMNDGPRQSDPQYAKESICECGSERGTACEQDGDRGAVRQVIEFSGARACEQDGDRGAVRQVIEFSGARACEQDGDRGAVRQVIEFSVPRVARRPQPAAGLDGALLGGLTDHYVPDLVLQGTISKPQTWEMDLRRDLDLASYLNKASDAGAMPVAIVGDTDAWEVRVVGREAGGGGGMSALVGAMLDALPAMCRARVPAYQCLLYLEGKLREFCVLSKTLADMLDVD from the exons ATGATGCTCGCGACCAAGTCCTCCTCCGACTCCAGTCTCGACTCGACCGCATCCGAGGAGGAGGTCGAACGGAAGGTCGTGTTCGTCCTCGGCGACGACGAGAAACTAGTCGGGTTGAAGAACAAGTCTAACGGCGGGAAAAGCGTCAAGAGGTCCTCCAGAATACAACACGAGCCGGTAAATCTGGACGCGGTCCAGAAAGCCGGCGACGAGGAAGAGAACGGCGACGGCCGGCCGCCTTGCGAGCAGAGATGCGCCCGAAGCACCGACAGCCCCTCCAAGTGCTGCGCGCAAACACTTCAACATTCCAAACCGATAAAACATTCCGGCTTTAAGTTCGAGTTCGATAAGTACCCCCAGATAGTCACTAATTATATGAAAAGCAAGAACTTAGAAATATTAGACAGGCACTACATCGGGAAACCGGGGAATCTGAAGCTGGACAACTTCCAGTTCGACCCGACCGTCGTCCCGCCGATCCAGGAGGAGCGGTGCGAGGCGTGCTACAAGTGCCAGATGATGGAGTCGATGCTGCAAACCCCGACGAACGCCTCCGAGTTGGAGTACATGAACGACGGACCGCGGCAGTCGGACCCGCAGTACGCGAAGGAGTCCATA TGTGAGTGTGGAAGTGAGCGGGGCACGGCGTGCGAGCAGGACGGCGACAGGGGCGCGGTGCGGCAGGTCATCGAGTTCTCGGGGGCACGTGCGTGCGAGCAGGACGGCGACAGGGGCGCGGTGCGGCAGGTCATCGAGTTCTCGGGGGCACGTGCGTGCGAGCAGGACGGCGACAGGGGCGCGGTGCGGCAGGTCATCGAGTTCTCGGTGCCGCGCGTGGCGCGCCGCCCGCAGCCCGCCGCCGGGCTCGACGGCGCGCTGCTCGGCGGCCTCACCGACCATTATGTACCTGATTTAGTTTTACAAG gaacAATATCAAAACCTCAGACGTGGGAGATGGATCTCCGGCGTGACCTGGATTTGGCGTCCTACCTCAATAAGGCGAGCGACGCGGGCGCCATGCCTGTGGCTATCGTCGGTGATACAGACGCTTG GGAGGTGCGGGTAGTGGGGCGTGAGGCTGGCGGGGGAGGGGGCATGTCTGCGCTGGTGGGCGCCATGCTCGACGCGCTGCCCGCTATGTGTCGCGCACGCGTGCCCGCGTACCAG TGCCTATTATACCTCGAAGGCAAGCTCCGCGAGTTCTGTGTCCTATCCAAAACGCTCGCCGACATGCTTGATGTCGACTGA